From Brevundimonas vesicularis:
TGACGCCGCTGCGGGCGTGGAGGATGCGGGCGTCCATCGTCATTGGGCTGGTCTCCTGTTCCGATGCAGAACGCACCAATCGGCCGGATGGCTCTCCTCAATCGCCAGAAAGACCGTCGGCGAGGCGCAAACGCAGCTCTTCGTCATCCAGGCCCTGCACGACGAGCATCTTCGAGCGCGACTGTCCGCCGCGTCCCAGGCTGACCAACGACTTCGGGACGCCGAGACTTTTGGCCAGCAGTCGGATCAGGGCGTCATTGGCCTCTCCCTCGATCGGGCGAGCGCGGACGCGCACCTTGAGCACAGGTCGACCCTCGACGTCGCTCGTCCACCCATCGATGCGGTCGGCCGCAGCGCCGGGCTGCAGCCGTACAGGCAAGTTCGCCATACGGTCCTCTGCGGGCAAGAAAAAGGGCGCGGCTCCGATCGGCGCCGCGCCCTCTTCAGATCGATTCGACCTGGGCCTAGCCCAAGGCGGCCATCAGTTCCGGCACCACCGTCTTGTAGTCGCCGACCAGACCATAGTCCGCGACCTGGAAGATCGGGGCGTCCGCGTCCTTGTTGATGGCGACAATGGTCTTGGAATCCTTCATCCCGGCCAGGTGCTGAATCGCGCCCGAGATGCCGATGGCGATGTAGAGCGCCGGGGCGACCACCTTGCCGGTCTGACCGACCTGATAGTCGTTGGGCGCATAGCCGGCGTCGACCGCCGCGCGCGAAGCGCCGATGGCGGCGCCCAGCTTGTCGGCGAGCGGCTCCATCACGGCATGGAACTCTTCCGCCGAGCCCAGGGCGCGACCGCCCGAAACGATGATCTTGGCGGCGCCCAGCTCAGGCCGGTCCGACTTGACCATTTCCTCGGACACGAAGACCGTCTTGGGCGCATCGGCGCCGGCGACGCTCTCGACCGCAGCCGAACCGCCTTCGGCGGCGGCGGCGAAGGCGGTCGGGCGCACCGTGATCACCTTCTTGGCGTCGGCCGACTGGATCGTTTCCAGCGCATTGCCGGCATAGATGGGGCGCACGAAGGTATCGGCCGACACCACCTCGATGATGTCCGAAATCGGCGCCACGTCCAGCTTGGCGGCCAGACGCGGGGCGAAGTTCTTCCCGTCCGTGGTCGCCGGCGTCAGGATGGCGTCGTAGCTCCCGGCCAGCGGCAGGACGGTCGCCTCGACCGCCTCAGCCAGCATCTTGCCCAGACCGGCGCTATCGGCCAGCAGCACCTTGCGGACGCCCGCGATCTTGGCGGCGCTATCGGCGGCGGCCTGCGCCCCCTGCCCCAGAACCAGGACATCCACATCGGACGAGAGGCCCAGCGCGGCGGTCACGGTCTTGTGGGTGGTGTCGCGAACGGTCGAACCGTCGTGATCGGCGATGACGAGGACAGCCATATTACAGCGCTCCCGCAGACTTGAGCTTGGAAACCAGTTCGGCCGCATCGGCCACCTTGACGCCGGCCGACCGTTTGGGCGGCTCGGTGACCTTGATGACCTTCAGACGGTCGGCGACATCGACGCCGTAGTCGGCGACCGCCTTCATGGCGATCTCCTTCTTCTTGGCCTTCATGATGTTTGGCAGGGAGGCGTAGCGCGGCGTATTCAGCCGCAAATCCACCGTCACCACCGCCGGCAGTTCGGCGGCGATCGTCTGCAGGCCGCCATCGACCTCGCGCGTGACCGTGGCCTTGCCGGCATCGATCACCAGCTTGCCGGCGAAGGTCGCCTGGGGCCAGTCCAGCAGGGCGGCCAGCATCTGGCCCACTGCATTGTTGTCGCCGTCGATCGACTGTTTGCCCATCAGGACCAGGTCGGGCTTTTCTTCCTCGACCACCGCCTTCAGCAGCTTGGCGACCGCCAGCGGCTCAAGATCCGTGTCCGACTGGATCAGCAGCCCCCGATCCGCGCCCATGGCCAGCGCCGTGCGGATGGTTTCCTGCGCCTGGGTCACCCCGATGGAGACCACGACGATTTCCGTCGCGGTGCCGGCGGCATGGTGTTCCTTGCCTTCCTTCAGACGAACCGCCTCTTCGACGGCGATCTCGTCGAAGGGGTTCATGCTCATCTTGACGTTGGCCAGATCGACGCCCGACTGATCCGCCTTGACGCGGGCCTTGACGTTATAGTCGATCACCCGTTTGACGGGGACGAGTACCTTCATGGGTCTATCCGTGAAATCGCCTGAATGTGTGGGCAGGACATGGAGCGGTCGCGAAGGCCTGTCAACGTAACGTGGGGTCAAGCTGCGGCTTCGATCCCTATCCAACGGACCACGAGATGAAGCGTTTCCTGACCTTTCCCCGCCTGGCGATGATCTTCTTCGGCCTGTTCGGCATCACGGTCGTCGGGATTTTCGCCTTGCAGGACTACTGGGTCGCGCCCGGCAAACGCTGCGAGGCGGCGGGCAAATGGTACGACATGGAAAGCCGCATCTGCGCACAGCCTATCTCCATCGCCCAGATCACCGGCCGCCCCAATGGCGTGTCGCGCGCCGAGGCTTCGGCCGAGAAGAACCGCGAGCTGGTTCGGATCGAACAGGATCTCGCCGCCCAGGGCCGCGCCCGCGCCGCAGAGGCCGAGCGTCAGAAAGCCGCACTGGCGGCGGCGCGTCCCGCCGCCTGACCGGTTTCGCCTAGCGGGTCGCGCCGGGCTTCCATTTGATGTCGCTGGCGCCGTTGGCGTTGGCCCGTCGCGCGGCGACGAACAGATGGTCGGACAGGCGGTTCAGATATTTGACCGCCTCAACATTCACCGCCTCACCACTTTCGATCAGACGCACCGCCTCGCGTTCGGCCCGTCGGCAGACGGTGCGCGCGACATGCAAATGGGCCGACAGTGGAGCCCCGCCCGGCAGGATGAAGCTGTCGAGCGCTTTCAGGCTCTCGTTCATCCAGTCGATTTCCTGCTCCAGCCGCACAACCTGGCTGTCGACAATGCGCAAGGCCTCCCAGGCCGGCGGCGGGTCCAGAGGCGTGGCCAGATCGGCGCCCAGGTCGAACAGCTCATTCTGGATCCGGCCCAGCATGGCGTCGATCCGGTCGTTCTGGCCGCTGTTCAGCCGGGCGACCCCGATCACCGCGTTCAGCTCATCCACCGCGCCATAGGCCTCGACCCGGGCATCGCTCTTGGACACAGGCGCGCCAGACGCCAGCCGCGTGCGACCGTCATCGCCCGTGCGGGTGTAGATCTTGTTCAGCGTCACCATGATCAGGCCCCCTGCGTCGCCTTCCACATCATGCCGACGACCAGCAGGATGACGGCCACCGCCTGAAGCCCGACGCGCAGGCGCATCAGCTTGTTGGAATGGCTGCGCGCATAGTCCCCGCCCCGAAACAGCGAATAGAGGCCGAAGCCCAAGGTGATCGTCACGGCCAGGATCGCGAGGATGATCAGAATGTCGAAAATCTGCATGCCGCCGTTCTAGACCCGGATCGCCGTCACGCGCCAGCGCAGCGCATCGAACGTTCTGCTAGCGGGTTTGAGGCTCAACTGAACGGGCTTCATCAACCAAGGATATTTTTCTGATCCAGCTAAGCCATTTGGTGACGATTGCGGCTTAGGTTGGCGCCATGACTGATCGCGCCGTTCGCAACCTGGAGCTTTTGAGGGGCTCGGCTTCCACCGCTCGCGTGCTGAACCTGCTGCGCGTCTGGGAAGAGAATGGCGACAGCGCTTTCGACGGCGCCGTGCGCAACCCCGATTGGGCCGCGCGCCCGATCTTCCGCACGGCGGCTCTGAACCGCGCCCTCATCATCAAACATCGGCTGCGGCGAAACGAAACCGACCTGTTCAACGGCCGACGCCAGGTGGCCACCAAGGTGGTGATGCCGATCGACGATGCGGATTTGAAGACCGGCGGCCGATACGTCTTCGTTAATCAGATCGGCTTCGAGCGCGTCATGATGGAGGCGTTCGGCGTTCCCGCGAACCATCCCGACATCGAGACCCTGCGACTGATCGACAAACTTCCGTCGCTGGATCCGTTTCTTCTGCGAGAACAGCTTCGACGTGGCGGGTTGGATCCCGCGCCCTGCTACTTCTCCATCAGCGACAGCGATCTTCAGCGAATGCTGACCTTCGTGCGTAACGAAATCGAACCGCTTGTGACGCTGAGCTTTGGCGGCGACACCATCGCGGTAAACTCGGATTCGGCCGGGCGGAT
This genomic window contains:
- a CDS encoding DUF167 domain-containing protein, which translates into the protein MANLPVRLQPGAAADRIDGWTSDVEGRPVLKVRVRARPIEGEANDALIRLLAKSLGVPKSLVSLGRGGQSRSKMLVVQGLDDEELRLRLADGLSGD
- a CDS encoding electron transfer flavoprotein subunit alpha/FixB family protein; translation: MAVLVIADHDGSTVRDTTHKTVTAALGLSSDVDVLVLGQGAQAAADSAAKIAGVRKVLLADSAGLGKMLAEAVEATVLPLAGSYDAILTPATTDGKNFAPRLAAKLDVAPISDIIEVVSADTFVRPIYAGNALETIQSADAKKVITVRPTAFAAAAEGGSAAVESVAGADAPKTVFVSEEMVKSDRPELGAAKIIVSGGRALGSAEEFHAVMEPLADKLGAAIGASRAAVDAGYAPNDYQVGQTGKVVAPALYIAIGISGAIQHLAGMKDSKTIVAINKDADAPIFQVADYGLVGDYKTVVPELMAALG
- a CDS encoding electron transfer flavoprotein subunit beta/FixA family protein, whose protein sequence is MKVLVPVKRVIDYNVKARVKADQSGVDLANVKMSMNPFDEIAVEEAVRLKEGKEHHAAGTATEIVVVSIGVTQAQETIRTALAMGADRGLLIQSDTDLEPLAVAKLLKAVVEEEKPDLVLMGKQSIDGDNNAVGQMLAALLDWPQATFAGKLVIDAGKATVTREVDGGLQTIAAELPAVVTVDLRLNTPRYASLPNIMKAKKKEIAMKAVADYGVDVADRLKVIKVTEPPKRSAGVKVADAAELVSKLKSAGAL
- a CDS encoding cob(I)yrinic acid a,c-diamide adenosyltransferase, producing MVTLNKIYTRTGDDGRTRLASGAPVSKSDARVEAYGAVDELNAVIGVARLNSGQNDRIDAMLGRIQNELFDLGADLATPLDPPPAWEALRIVDSQVVRLEQEIDWMNESLKALDSFILPGGAPLSAHLHVARTVCRRAEREAVRLIESGEAVNVEAVKYLNRLSDHLFVAARRANANGASDIKWKPGATR
- a CDS encoding twin transmembrane helix small protein, translated to MQIFDILIILAILAVTITLGFGLYSLFRGGDYARSHSNKLMRLRVGLQAVAVILLVVGMMWKATQGA